From Equus asinus isolate D_3611 breed Donkey chromosome 14, EquAss-T2T_v2, whole genome shotgun sequence, one genomic window encodes:
- the ELOB gene encoding elongin-B isoform X2, translated as MDVFLMIRRHKTTIFTDAKESSTVFELKRIVEGILKRPPDEQRLYKDDQLLDDGKTLGECGFTSQTARPQAPATVGLAFRADEAFEALRIEPFSSPPELPDVMKPQDSGSSANEQAVQ; from the exons ATG GACGTGTTCCTCATGATCCGGCGCCACAAGACCACCATCTTCACGGACGCCAAGGAGTCGAGCACCGTGTTCGAGCTGAAGCGCATCGTCGAGGGCATCCTCAAGCGGCCGCCCGACGAGCAGCGGCTGTACAAG GACGACCAGCTCCTGGACGACGGCAAGACACTGGGCGAGTGTGGCTTCACTAGTCAAACAGCACGGCCGCAGGCCCCAGCCACTGTGGGGCTGGCCTTCCGAGCAG ATGAAGCGTTCGAGGCCCTGCGCATCGAGCCCTTCTCCAGCCCACCCGAGCTGCCCGACGTGATGAAGCCGCAAGACTCAGGAAGCAGCGCCAATGAACAAGCCGTGCAGTGA
- the ELOB gene encoding elongin-B isoform X1, whose protein sequence is MHQHGDLASATPKMAPSLPASLRCLDVFLMIRRHKTTIFTDAKESSTVFELKRIVEGILKRPPDEQRLYKDDQLLDDGKTLGECGFTSQTARPQAPATVGLAFRADEAFEALRIEPFSSPPELPDVMKPQDSGSSANEQAVQ, encoded by the exons ATGCATCAGCACGGGGACCTCGCCTCTGCCACTCCCAAGATGGCGCCATCGCTTCCTGCGTCCCTCCGGTGCTTG GACGTGTTCCTCATGATCCGGCGCCACAAGACCACCATCTTCACGGACGCCAAGGAGTCGAGCACCGTGTTCGAGCTGAAGCGCATCGTCGAGGGCATCCTCAAGCGGCCGCCCGACGAGCAGCGGCTGTACAAG GACGACCAGCTCCTGGACGACGGCAAGACACTGGGCGAGTGTGGCTTCACTAGTCAAACAGCACGGCCGCAGGCCCCAGCCACTGTGGGGCTGGCCTTCCGAGCAG ATGAAGCGTTCGAGGCCCTGCGCATCGAGCCCTTCTCCAGCCCACCCGAGCTGCCCGACGTGATGAAGCCGCAAGACTCAGGAAGCAGCGCCAATGAACAAGCCGTGCAGTGA